The following proteins are encoded in a genomic region of Lytechinus variegatus isolate NC3 chromosome 7, Lvar_3.0, whole genome shotgun sequence:
- the LOC121418585 gene encoding alpha-ketoglutarate-dependent dioxygenase alkB homolog 6-like isoform X1 produces the protein MDISSASEGGVSLNEYRVKNAPNMVYYIPNFVTEEEGKYLLNQVYTAPKPKWTQLSNRRLQNWGGLPHPKGMIAEELPKWLDVYANKIAGLGVFGDHIPNHVLVNEYQSGQGIMPHEDGPLFYPVVSTISLGSHTFLEFYKKREMNNGDLQQSSDEGIQSNSDFSEPCFSLLLEPCSLLILQDSMYTDHLHGIAERTTDIITSSVANLSATGYQVDQEIERTCRVSLTIRYFPKTLKFKLKFGKR, from the exons GCTCCCAACATGGTATACTACATCCCAAACTTTGTAACAGAAGAAGAAGGCAAATATCTATTGAATCAG GTCTATACAGCCCCCAAGCCAAAATGGACCCAACTATCCAATAGACGTCTTCAAAACTGGG gTGGCCTACCTCATCCTAAAGGAATGATTGCAGAGGAATTACCAAAG TGGTTGGATGTGTATGCTAATAAGATCGCAGGACTAGGTGTGTTTGGAGATCATATACCAAACCATGTTCTCGTCAATGAATACCAGTCAGGCCAAGGAATCATG CCCCATGAAGATGGCCCTCTCTTCTACCCAGTTGTATCAACTATCAGCCTTGGGTCACATACATTCCTAGAATTCTacaaaaagagggaaatgaacAATGGAGATTTACAG CAATCATCAGATGAGGGGATCCAGAGCAACTCGGATTTCAGTGAACCATGCTTCTCTCTTCTTCTGGAGCCGTGTAGCCTCCTGATCCTACAAGATTCCATGTACACCGACCACCTACATGGCATAGCAGAGAGGACCACAGATATCATCACGTctagtgttgccaatttgagtgCCACTGGCTACCAAGTAGACCAGGAGATTGAAAGGACTTGTAGGGTATCGCTAACTATCAGGTACTTCCCCAAGACTTTGAAATTCAAACTGAAGTTTGGAAAGAGGTGA
- the LOC121418585 gene encoding alpha-ketoglutarate-dependent dioxygenase alkB homolog 6-like isoform X2 — MVYYIPNFVTEEEGKYLLNQVYTAPKPKWTQLSNRRLQNWGGLPHPKGMIAEELPKWLDVYANKIAGLGVFGDHIPNHVLVNEYQSGQGIMPHEDGPLFYPVVSTISLGSHTFLEFYKKREMNNGDLQQSSDEGIQSNSDFSEPCFSLLLEPCSLLILQDSMYTDHLHGIAERTTDIITSSVANLSATGYQVDQEIERTCRVSLTIRYFPKTLKFKLKFGKR, encoded by the exons ATGGTATACTACATCCCAAACTTTGTAACAGAAGAAGAAGGCAAATATCTATTGAATCAG GTCTATACAGCCCCCAAGCCAAAATGGACCCAACTATCCAATAGACGTCTTCAAAACTGGG gTGGCCTACCTCATCCTAAAGGAATGATTGCAGAGGAATTACCAAAG TGGTTGGATGTGTATGCTAATAAGATCGCAGGACTAGGTGTGTTTGGAGATCATATACCAAACCATGTTCTCGTCAATGAATACCAGTCAGGCCAAGGAATCATG CCCCATGAAGATGGCCCTCTCTTCTACCCAGTTGTATCAACTATCAGCCTTGGGTCACATACATTCCTAGAATTCTacaaaaagagggaaatgaacAATGGAGATTTACAG CAATCATCAGATGAGGGGATCCAGAGCAACTCGGATTTCAGTGAACCATGCTTCTCTCTTCTTCTGGAGCCGTGTAGCCTCCTGATCCTACAAGATTCCATGTACACCGACCACCTACATGGCATAGCAGAGAGGACCACAGATATCATCACGTctagtgttgccaatttgagtgCCACTGGCTACCAAGTAGACCAGGAGATTGAAAGGACTTGTAGGGTATCGCTAACTATCAGGTACTTCCCCAAGACTTTGAAATTCAAACTGAAGTTTGGAAAGAGGTGA